AAACAAAAGCACGAATAGAAGGGAAGATGAACTGACCATCTTCTTCGAGATCGCTACCAGAATCGATGGGGTCGAACTCAGGGGCAGGAGCTGCCGGAGTGGTCTCATCGGGAGTAGGGACTTGCAGACAATCGCTTTCAACGATGTGCGAAGTCCGAGATCGAACGCCGAGCAGATTAGGGTTAGAGACGACGCCGAAAGTCTTGTAGTTGCGGATAACACTAGCCTTATCGTCCCATTGGCAGGAATCATCGCCGAGGAGAGCCCGAAGCTTTGGTGGCATATTGAAAGCTGGCTTGAAGACATTAGGGTTCTTCTTCGGCAATCCCACTCGCACCTTCGCCTTCGACTTCTTGTACTTCCGGCGAGACcgacccatctctctctctctctctctctctctctctcacacacagtCTTAGCCCTCAGCCCTAGCCCTTAGCCCTTAGCCCTCACTACTCATGTGtgtatatatagatatatgtaAAGGAATATAGGATACATAGATATAGACGTATAGCAACAAATGAAACCGATATCGGTCTCGTTGGAGACCGATACTCGATATCAGTCTGGTTTTAAGAATCGGCGAATCAGATTGAAATTCGCCCAATTCAGATCGGAATCAGAAATCACCTATCTCGATTTCTGAACGAGTAAAATAAGGGCCATTCCGGGATTAAAAACACCGATCGGTGGAATATTCCTCAAATATGCTCAATCTATGGATTTTCAGTTCGATTTCATTACTGATTATTCCTTTAAAACCCTGCGTATCGGTCCAACATCAAACAAAATTtaagaaatatcattttttggCCGATACaattgttttatatatatatatatatatatatcaattttcAAAACATATCGATATTTATATATTGGAAAATTGACTGTGCCACCCTtgaagaatgccacaattataagaccatcCCCTCTATTTCATCAAATTATCCTTAAATCTCCtatcgtcagtcactgttaaggaatattcATCATATATTGATGTcagtaattatattttattttaaatatcaaaatatctttattaaatataaaatatctaaaatacccttataataaGTTGCCATTTCTTTCACCAAAATCGACATATTTGCTCTCCATTCCAAGTCCTAGTTTACCGTTTTCTCAAATCGTGCGATTCGGACCACCAGCGATTGTTCAGAGCCGTGACGGTGGCATCGGCGATGTACGGTGACCTCGCGGCGACCAGGGGATTCCCACTTCTTCAAGCGGATACTTCAAAGTGACTCAGGGAGACGTGTTTCTAGCCGAAAATCTCATATTCTTAGGCCAATTCGCCTTGGTTTCTCttttttgaagatcttgaagGCTTAGGTTGGGAATTTTCTCGAGCAATCTCACATCCACGGTTCATTTTTCTCGCTGTTGCAGGAAGAAATTCATTCTCCTGGAAGCTCTGCAACTCTTCACCGAAATTCAATTCTCTTCATCTCTATGCATTTAAGAAGTGGGGATAATCCTTGGTGTTCTTTGGCTCTCTTTGGTTCGATTTTACACGCTCACAATCATTTATGCCTCTTTACGTTGGTTTTTGCTGTTTTCCGGCGACAAACGTGAATCTCCTCAGTTTCCCATGATTTCTATGAACTCATTTAGTTCCACCACACATTTTCTAATATTCAAATCTATTAATTCTTCGACTGAGTTTGTCTTCTACCATGAACTCTACTTTGCatgtaatcatttttttttttgagcataGGGGGCTAACACACCAGACAACGCCCTTTCTATTCAGTCCAGGAGTGAGACTAGCACAACCCTCTTTCNGGGAGAGAAAGCAGAAAACCCAGAAGTACAGGAACCATTCAAAATAAATCATTTGAAATACAGAAAAGAATCAGATGCACAACACTAAGATCTTCTCATCCGCATACAGGCAACACTATTTTAAATTGTACATCATCTCCACCCATTTACCAGTTAATGCATTAGACTTCTCATATTAGCTAGAAAAGTGCAGATTTTAGCATATAAAGTGCCAATTAAACATGAATTCAACAGGGGTGACTGCCTTTacattttaaaaagaaagttTGTTCTAACAGGGATTTGAAGATTCAAAAGCGCAAGGAAGAAAAGAATTTAAGACATCCACAGATTTTAGAATATAAAGTGCCAATTAAACATGGATTCAACAGGGGTGACTGCCTTAacattttaaaaagaaagattcTTCTAACCGGGATTTGAAGACTCAAAAGCGTAAGGAAGACTAAAAATTTCGACATCGTTCAATGAAATCATGCTCATTAAATTTAGGACCGAGTTTCAATGAGCATGAATCCATTCACAACAGGGCATGAGATGCGCACCAGGGGGGTTATCAGGAGAGTAGTTTGGGAAggtactaaaaccctataggggCTTATGAACCTAGGATGGTGAATGAACCGTCCTCCACGggtttagggaaaaaaaatagagaaagctCCACTAAGGTTGGTCCATCTCGGTATTCATAGTATGGCACGTTGTTTGATCAGTTTATTTCAAACATATGAGCCACGATCAGGATTTATCTAAAGTCATTCTCAATGTTTTTCACTTTCCTCTCTCAGGTAACCtaaaaaagtttcaaaaaacACTAAAACCCCATCACAAGGCAACCGCAACAATGGCCATATTACGTTACGTTCTTAATCTCATGCCTCCATGAAGTTATGAACAACAGTTCCTAACCACTCAGACGCTTCTACTCACGACTACAGGAACTAGTTCAATCTTAAAGTTGGTTTTTGGCAGGGTTTTTGGGTTAAAAAGGTCGTTTAACCAAGTCCTTAGGGACCAAACACATTCAATCCATTGGATGTTAAAGACTTAGAACTTAGAACAGAAATCGAAACAAAAGCACGAATAGAAGGGAGGATGAACTGACCATCTTCTTCGAGATCGCTACCAGAATCGATGGGGTCGAACTCAGGGGCAGGAGCTGCCGGAGTGGTCTCATCGGNNNNNNNNNNNNNNNNNNNNNNNNNNNNNNNNNNNNNNNNNNNNNNNNNNNNNNNNNNNNNNNNNNNNNNNNNNNNNNNNNNNNNNNNNNNNNNNNNNNNNNNNNNNNNNNNNNNNNNNNNNNNNNNNNNNNNNNNNNNNNNNNNNNNNNNNNNNNNNNNNNNNNNNNNNNNNNNNNNNNNNNNNNNNNNNNNNNNNNNNNNNNNNNNNNNNNNNNNNNNNNNNNNNNNNNNNNNNNNNNNNNNGTACTTCCGGCGAGACcgacccatctctctctctctctctctctctctctcacacacacacagtcTTAGCCCTCAGCCCTAGCCCTTAGCCCTCACTCcacatgtgtatatatatatatgtataggcATATAGGATACATAGATATAGACGTATAGCAACAAATGAAACCGATATCGGTATCGTTGGAGACCGATACTCGATATCAGTCTGGTTTTAAGAATCGACGAATCAGATTGAAATTCGCCCAATTCAGATCGGAATCAGAAATCACCTATCTCGATTTCTGAAAAATAAGGGCCATTCCGGGATTTAAAACACCGATCGGTGGAATATTCCTCAAATATGCTCAATCTATGGATTTTCAGTTCGATTTCATTACTGATAATTCCTTTAAAACCCTGCGTATCGGTCCAACATCAAACAAAATTtaagaaatatcattttttggCCGATACaattgttttatatatatatatatatcagtttTCAAAACATATCGGTatttatatataagaaaatttgTCGTGCCACCCTtgaagaatgccacaattattaAACCATCCctctgtttcatcaaattatcCTTAAACCTCCTATTATTAGTCACGGTTAAGGAATATTCATCATATATTAATGTcagtaattatattttattttaaatattaaaatatctttattaaatataaaatatctaaaatactcttataataagttactatttcttACACCAAAATCGACATATTTGCTCCCCGTTACAAGTCCTAATTTACCGTTTTCCCAAATCGTGGGATTTGGACCACCAGCGATTGTTCAGAGCAGTGACGGTGGCATGCGATGGACGGTGACCTCGCGGCGATCAGGGGATTCCCACTTCTTCAAGCGGATACTCCAAAGTGACTCAGGGAGACGTGTTTCTGGCCGAAAATCTCATATTCTTAGGCCAATTCACCTTGGTTTCTCTTTTTTAAGATCTTGACGGCTTAGGTTGGGAATTTTCTCGAGCAATCTCACATCCACGGTTCGTTTTTCTCGCTGTTGCAGGAAGAAATTCATTATCCTGGAAGCTCTGCAACTCTTCATCGAAATTCGATTCTCTTCATCTCTATGCATTTAAGAAGTGGGGATAATCCTCGGTGTTCTTTGGCTCTCGTTGGTTCGATTTTACACGCTTACAATCATTTATGCCTCTTTACGTTGGTTTTTGCTGTTTTCCGGCGACAAACGTGAATCTCCTCAGTTTCCCATGATTTCTATGAACTCATTTAGTTCCACCACACATTTTCTAATATTCAAATCTATTAATTCTTCTACTGAGTTTGTCTTCTACCATGAACTCTACTTTGCatgtaatcattttttttttttgagcataGGGGGCTAACACACCAGACAACGCCCTTTCTATTCAGTCCAGGAGTGAGACTAGCACAACCCTCTTTCACCTTTGTAGTAGTTCAGATCTCTGTGAGTGTACTTGTGGTGTTGTTGTAGAAGGCTTCTATCTCCACCCTTGGAACCTTCATCCAATATGTCATCTTCTCAGTCTTTCAAAAGAGACCTATCTCAAGTAAAAGAAACGAAGATGGGTAAAATCCAACAAGTACAAAACCAGTTCCATAGATGAAATAAAAGTGACTAGCAGAACAGGATTCCCAAAATAGAGAACTAGAGAACAATTAGGGAGACATTTGATAACTTGTAACAAAGTGACAAAATGGGAAATGCATTTCTTGTCGAAAACCAAGGGAGAAGTATTGGCCGGCGACAGAACTAGTTGGAGCTCGTCTGAACCCTTGGTCACAGGTATggagagaatgagagaatgagagaatgagagaaagagataaggaGAATAAAACGAtaaaatggtaaagaggggtattttggggataatgaaaatggatAACTTATCaatgttttactcataagggcaaaaat
This Macadamia integrifolia cultivar HAES 741 chromosome 10, SCU_Mint_v3, whole genome shotgun sequence DNA region includes the following protein-coding sequences:
- the LOC122090781 gene encoding uncharacterized protein LOC122090781 encodes the protein MGRSRRKYKKSKAKVRVGLPKKNPNVFKPAFNMPPKLRALLGDDSCQWDDKASVIRNYKTFGVVSNPNLLGVRSRTSHIVESDCLQVPTPDETTPAAPAPEFDPIDSGSDLEEDDLKSALGKKRRDGKTAPLQPLTSIQRCHVRKLIEKYGDDYQSMFMDTKLNSMQHSVATLEKLCRRYCVNQDKNPLILSH